The Halotia branconii CENA392 region TTTCAGGATGGGCTACTGGTTTGCCATTCACAATCGGGGCTGCACCTGCTGCTTGGAATCCCATCATTTTGGGTAGGCGATCGCATTTACCTAATTGATGATATTGACAAAATCCCATCCAATATGCTGTGATGTTTCCCGCATTACCTACTGGGATACACAACCAATCTGGAGCGTTACCCAAAGCATCAACTATTTCAAAGGCTCCAGTTTTCTGTCCTTCTAAGCGGTAAGGATTAACCGAGTTCACCAAAGTTATGGGATAGCTTTGAGCCATCTCGCAGACAATTTCTAATGCTCGGTCAAAATTACCTTTAATTGCCAGTACCTCTGCGCCATATAACAAGGCTTGGGCTAACTTACCTAGGGCTACATATCCATCGGGAATCAAGACAAAAGCACTCATGCCTCCACGTTTAGCATAAGCGGCTGCGGCTGCCGAGGTGTTGCCTGTGCTAGCACAAATTACTGCTTTTGCCCCAGCTTCCTTTGCTTTAGAAATCGCCATCGTCATCCCCCGATCTTTGAAGCTACCAGTGGGGTTAAGACCATCGTATTTCACAAACACACTTACTTGTCTGCCAATGCGTTCTGCGATCGCTGGCACTGGAATTAAAGGAGTGTTACCCTCTAACAGAGTCACAACAGGCGTTTTTTCACTAACAGGCAAGTACTCACGATAGGCTTCTATCAGCCCTGGCCAGGGTTGGCGATAAGATTTAGCAGCAGACAAGCTCACAGTCACAGTGTTTAAAAGTTTTTCACTAAGGATTGGGGATTAGGGAAGAGTAAAAAAGTAACTTTCTGATTTTCTGTTCCCATTTTGCATACTCTTCATTTCAGAAGAATATTATCTCTTTGATTGCAGGTGTCTTAACTTGCAGGTTTTATTTTGTGTAAAATGTCAGTTTATCATAATCCTTAAACAGAACTGACTTTCACCAACAGGAGGTTATAAATGGAACATAAACAACATAATCGCAGTCACTTATGACAACACCCGTAACCTATTAGAGTAAATGATTGAAAGTATACAATCATTTAACGAGTCTTAAACTTGCATTAGTATAATGTTTACTAACGGTGTGAGTTGAGTTATAGATTAATAGAGCGATGCCTACTTATTCATCTAGTGTTTGTGAACGCTACTCCCAGACTATCTGGGTCAGTGAATTAACCAAGTCTGGTTATCAAGACGATCAGCAAGTTAAGCTGAAACACCTGCAAGCAGAGGTAGACTCTTTGTTGCAGCAATTACAAAACCTCAAAGAGCAACGCCTAGCTGCCATCAACGAAGAAAAGAAGTAAAATTTTTTTCACAGCGATCGCCAGGACTGTTACAGTCTAAATTTTAGTAGGGGGCTACTATTCAAAACGCTGGTTTTTGTTTGACCATCGTTGAAAACTGTAACAATTAGCATGTTTTATCAGCAAGCTTGGCGATCGCTATACTTATAAAAAATCAGTTTATTCCCTGAATTTAGATACTGTTGGTTAAGTCAATACGATTCATTTAAGAAAAAAGTAGGTTGGGTTTCCTAACGTCAACCTACCTACTTTAGTCTTAAGTTTTAGCCTTATCTGAACCGTATTGCTGTATGAGCGAGTTTTTGTATTGTCGCAACTTGTAGTTACAGCTAGTCGCCTAATAGTGACTACAGTTCACAACTTAATTCGCCAGCTTTCTGCGTAAAGCGGTGATTTTCGCGGTAGTCTACCGGACAATCGATGACAGCAGGTACATCTTGAGCTAATGCTTCTTTAAGTATAGGTATTAAATCAGTCGCAGATTCGACACGATAGCCTTTTAGACCCATGCTTTCAGCTAATTTGACGAAATCAGGATTGCCAAAATGTACAAAGGATGAATTTCCCTTACCAAATTGATTTTCTTGTTTCCATTCAATTAAACCGTAGCCGCCATCATTGAAAATCAAGGTGACAAAGGGAGTACCAACACGCAAAGCAGTTTCTAATTCTTGGCAATTCATCATAAAACCGCCATCGCCAGTTACAGCGACGACTTTACGGTTAGGATAAACGAGTTTTGCTGCTAAAGCCCCAGGAATCGCAATACCCATTGCAGCAAAGCCGTTAGAAATAATGCAAGTATTGGGACTATGGCAATGATAATGACGGGCAATCCACATTTTATGAGCGCCCACATCAGAAATCACAATATCATCTGGTCCCATGACCTGCCGCAAGTCATAAATTAACTTTTGTGGCTTAATGGGAAAGCCATCATCATGAGCGTGTTCTTCGTAATTAGCACGAATGTTGGCTCTTAAGCTGATTGCATAAGGATCAGGTTTAGCATGGCGGTCTGCTAATTTTAAGATTTCATAGAGGGAATCAGAAATATCTCCCACTACTTCTGCATAGGGAATATAACTACTATCAATTTCTGCTGGACTTAACCCAATATGCACTATAGGAATTTTGCCGTCGGGATTCCATTTTTTCGGGGAAAATTCAATTAAATCATAGCCAATAGCGATTACTAAATCTGTATTATCAAAACCACAAGTAATAAAGTCTTTTTGCTGTAACCCTACTGACCACAAAGCTAATTGATGAGTGTAGGGAATTACACCTTTGCCCATAAAAGTATTGGCAATAGGAATATTCATTTGGGTGGCAAATTGCGTTACCGCATCACTAGCTTCAGCGCGAATTGCTCCATTTCCTACTAAGATTAATGGGTTAATTGCCTGAGAAATTGCCGCTGATGCTGCCCGAATACTAGCAAAAGATGCGTATGTTTTTTCGCTATTATCCTTACGTAAAGGTTTGCCTTCTACGGGCATAGCAGCAATATTTTCTGGTAAATCGATGTGTACTGCACCTGGTTTTTCGCTTTGCGATCGCTTGAATGCTTTTCGCACAACTTCTGGTGTAATACTTGGTCTAACAATTTGTTTATTCCACTTAGTCACAGGAGCAAACATCGCTACCAAATCTAAATATTGGTGAGATTCGATGTGCATTCGATCTGTTCCCACCTGTCCAGTAATCGCCACTAAAGGCGCACCATCCAAGTTAGCATCCGCAACCCCAGTCATCAAATTCGTAGCTCCAGGCCCAAGAGTCGAAAGACACACTCCGGCTTTGCCTGTAAGACGACCGTAAACATCCGCCATGAATGCTGCACCCTGTTCATGACGAGTAGTAATAAATTGAATCGAAGAATGTTTTAGTGCTTCTAAAACGTGCAAATTTTCTTCGCCAGGGAGTCCAAATACATATTGCACCCCTTCATTTTCCAAACACTGTACTAGTAGATCTGCTGTATTCATTTGATTTTCTCACTAGCGATAACTAGGGACTAGGGACTAGGGATTAGGGGGAGCAGAGGGCAGTGAACAGTTAACAGCGAAAACTGATAACTGGTAACTGATAACTGTCTATTCCCCATGCCCAATGCCCAATGCCCCATGCCCAATGCCCAATTACTTCACCCACACAGTTTTAACATTGACAAATTCATGTATACCCTGAATACTTAACTCTCTGCCGTATCCAGAACGTTTAATGCCACCAAAGGGTAATCGGGGATCGGATTTAACCATGCCGTTGATAAATACTGCACCTGCTTCAATTTCTTCAACTAGGCGATCGCGTTCTTGGTTATTGGTTGTCCAAGCACTTGCACCCAAGCCAAAGGGTGTAGCATTAGCGAGTTTAATCGCAGCATCAATATCCGCAACTCGAAATAACAGCGCCACTGGGCCAAAAAACTCCTCTTGAGCAATGGCACTCTCAGGGGGAATATCTGTGATGATGGTTGCGGGATAAAAGTTCCCAGAACGCTCTTTTAAAGGATGTCCACCTGTGAGGACTTTACCCCCACTAGTTACCGCAGATTGCACTTGCTGGTCTAAATCCTGAAGAATATCGGGGGTTGCTAGTGGGCCTAAATCAGTATCTGGTTGCATGGGATCGCCAACTTTCAGTGCCAGAAATTTATCTAAAAGTAATTTTTCAAATTGATCGGCGATCGCCTCTTCGACAATAAAACGTTTCGCTGCTATACAAGATTGCCCGTTATTCAACATCCTTGCTGTAGTAGCTGTGACAACTGCTGCTTCTAAGTCAGCACTTGCTAACACAATAAAAGGGTCACTTCCTCCCAATTCCAGAACGGTTTTTTTGATTTGTTTACCAGCAGCAGCAGCTAAAGAAGCACCGGCTGGTTCACTTCCCGTTAAGGTGGCTGCTTTAACTCGGTCGTCAGTCATTAAATTGGCAACTTTGGCAGCACCAATTAACAAAGTTTGAAATCCACCTTGAGGAAAACCTGCCCGTCGGATAATGTCTTCAATTGCCAAAGCGCACTGCGGCACATTAGAAGCATGTTTGAGTAAACCAACATTTCCTGCCATTAATGCAGGCGCAGCAAAACGAAAAACTTGCCAAAAGGGAAAATTCCACGGCATGACTGCGAGAATGACACCTAATGGTTGATAACAGACAAAACTATGACTGGCATCTGTATTTACACTGACATCAGCTAGGAAGCCAGCAGCGTGTTCGGCATAATAACGACAAACGAGCGCACATTTTTCTACTTCTGACACTGCCGCTTTCAACGGCTTGCCCATTTCCAAAGTCATTATTTGGGCAAAGTTTGCTTTTTCTTGCTCTAAAATGTCAGCGGCTTTTTGCAGCCATTGCGATCGCTCAGAAAAACTAGTCTTGCGGTACTGTTCAAAAGTTTTACCAGCTAAATCTAGTTTAGCGGCAATTTCTGTATCATTGAGTGGCTCAAAAGTTTTGAGCGTCTCCCCAGTGGCGGGATTAATGGTGGCGATAGCCATTGCCCTGACCTCCCGTTAAAAAATAGCTTGAAGTAGCTCCTTAGTGTTACACACATTAATTTTGGAAGCTACCATCCAAATTTTAGTCTTTTGGACAAGGCTTGGTTATGTTTTTGTCACGATTAATTGCTGAAGTTTGTAAATTCAGACACCATAGAATCAGAGCAGGGGAGGCAGGGGAGCAAGAATCCTCATTCCTCAATCGGATCGCATCGAATCTCAATCATAAAGCCATCGGGATCGTAAAAGTATACACCTTTACCAGTAGGGCGGGTGACTGGCCCATGAGCGATCGCAATTTGATTGTCTCTAATGACTGCTACTGCTTGCTCAAATAACTGTGGATCTATATCAAAAGCTAGATGATATGCTCTAGTAAAGCTTTTTTCTGGATTTGGATCTGGTGGTGTTAAATCAGGTGTCCCAAATAAGTCTAAAATTGTCCCATCAGGAGTAATAAAATTAGCTACCTTCCCTGCTGCGACCAGTTCAACCAAAGTTGCAGGTACTTCATCGCCAGAAAGTTCATGCAAACCCAAAATAGTACCATAAAAATAGCGTGAAGCTTGCATGTCTTGGACGTTAATAGCAATGTGATGTACCTTACGCAGGTTTCCTGGTGCAAGAAAATTGTTTATTGAGGTGGTGCTAGATAGCATGGCTAAATAAAATTTACCTACATGGGTGGTAGTTAAACTTTAGAGAAAAGTTTATTATTGATAATAAAAATCTAACATGTCTTTTGATTATTCTTTAGACTTTCAAAATATTGATTTCCGTCAACATCCTGAACTTTATCGTATTGGCAAAGGTGAGCAGGGTGTACTTTTGGTAGAACCATACAAATCAGAAATCTTACCTCATTGGCGATTCAAAACTCCTGATATCGCTAAAGAATCTAGTGAACAAATCTATAGTTTATTTCTGGAATATTTAGCACAAGATGATTTTGTTGGTGCAGATATGGCAAGGAAATTTATTCAAATGGGTTATACTCGCTCCCGTCGTTATGCTAATCATAAAAGTGGCAGAAAATATAAAAAAACTTCTTCAGAAACAGGTGATAAAAAAGAAATTCTACCATACGAAGTAGACCATATAAAAGCCGAATCAGCAGCAATATTTAAAGCAAAATGGATACAAGCTAAAACAAATGAAAAATATCTCCAGCTTTTAGCTAAACATAAACAATTGTATGAAAAATAACAGTTCAGGAACAACAAGATCCCCGACTTCTTTGAGAAGTCGGGGATCTTAGCCTCTTAATTTTTAATAGATTAGTAGGGAGTATTAAAAGCTTCCCAAGCGGCTTTAGCAGCCCTTTGAAAGCGATCGCCAAAATCTGTAATTTCTTTCATTAACAAATGCCAATTTCTCTCGGTTTCGTTTTGCATTACAGCCCAAGAGTGTTCTAAGCGATCGCGCTCAATGAGTTTTTCTCTTTCAATTGCTTCTCTGGCTTGACGCACAGCATTTAAATAAGTTTCACGAGTTAAAGTACCTGCTGACTCTGCCTCAGTTTGGGCGCGTCTTTTAAGCGCTTCAATTAAGGCTTTGGTTTCGCGTTTAACTTCATCTGTTTCGCCAGCCATTTCGGTTTCTACCATTTCGTTGGTTTGAGAACTGATTTCTACTACTACTACGGGTTCAATATTGTGATCAGTCATAGTTAAAACTTCCTGCAATTACAAAATTTTCTATTGGATCTGCACCTTTGGTTGATCTATTAAATATTTAGTAAGCTGTTGTCGGTAATTGTTGTTCTAACTTCAATAATTCTTCAATTCTAACTTCGGTAGGAGGGTGACTAGAGAACAAGTTACCCATAAATTGTCCAGAGATGGGATGAATAATTAATAAGGGTTCAAAGGCCGGGTTAGCATTCAAAGGCATTTGTCGCGCTGTCGCTTCTAGTCTTTGCAAAGCCCTAGCTAAAGCGCGGGGATTACCAGTTAATTTAGCAGCACCAGCATCAGCAGAAAATTCCCGTGTGCGCGAGATTGCTAACTGAATCACTGTAGCGGCTAATGGTGCGAGAATTACTGTTAACAATACTCCTAAAGGATTTCCACCTCTATTGTTATCTCGTGATCCTGCACCACCAAACCACAAACTATAACTCAGCATTTGTGCCAAAAAGGAAACAGCACCTGCAACTGTAGCAGCAACAGCTTGGGTTAAGGTGTCACGATTAATAATGTGGGTGAGTTCATGAGCAATAACGCCTTCTAGTTCATCCTCTGGCAAAATATTTAAAATGCCTTCGGTGACTGCAACAGCCGCGTGTTCTGGATCGCGCCCTGTGGCAAAAGCGTTAGCATTTTGACTAGGAACAATATAAATTCCTGGCATAGGAATATTAGCGCGATCGCTCAATCTCTGCACGATGCGATAAAGTCCCGGCGCTTGTGCTTGAGTCACAGGTTGAGCGCGGTAAACTCCTAAGGCAATCTTATCTGATTGATACCAAGAAAATAGATTGGTTACTGCTGCTAAACCAATTCCTATAACCAAGCCACCAGTTCCACCTATTACCCAGTAACTAATGGCAATCAAAAGACCACTCAGCGCAGCTAACAAAGCAGCTGTTTTCAATTGATTTGTCATATTTTCGCTCTCCTACTAATTAACAGTAAACAGTTATCAGTTAACAGTTAACAGTGGTAATTAATTTAATTGTATATAACTAAACTAAAATGCATGGTGCAGAAAACATGTAATCTCAAGTACGGTTTCCCCACTCTATTTGTAAGAATACAATTGATTTTAGTTTTAGAGATACTTTGATATTTAAAGATCCAAACCTCCCTCAGCAATTTTGAGGAAGGTTTGAAAGGAAATCTTGTTGAGTGGAGATAACTTATGCCGGGTTAGGTTGATATCTATTTTGCAGTAGTTTGATCACCGCAGCTTTTTCTAAAATTCCCACTAGAACACCATTGTCACGAATTACAGGCAGGGCAGATAACTTTTGTTGTTCGAGTAGTTGCACTACTTCTAATAAAGGTTGGTCTGATTTTACTGTAGTCGATTGAGCGATCGCTCGCATAACTTCTCGAACTGGAGTTTCTGACCACATTGTGGGAGAAATATTTCGCAAATCATCAACAGCGATCGCACCTACTAATTGTCCATCATCATCTGTGACTAAGAAACGTCGCCAGTCTTTGCCACTGGTAATTTGAGCATCAGCAAACTCTCTCAGGCTGATGTTTGCAGATACAATTGGACTGTTGAGTGTTACAGCATCTGCTGCTGTCAAACCTGTAAGTTGTTCTTGGACTCTGGCATATTGAGCTGCATTGCCAGCGTTTTGCAACAGAAAGAAACCAATTAACAAGTTCCAAAAGTTAGCGAAGCTACCAAAAAATAGTAGCGGTAGTAAGCCAGAAGCGATCGCTACCCAACCAAATATTTGTCCAACTCGACTAGCAAAAGTCACACCTTTATAAGGATTTCCTGTAATTTTCCAGACAATGGCTTTGAGGATATTACCGCCATCTAAAGGTAAGCCAGGAATCAAATTAAATAGTGCTAAGGCCAAGTTTACAGCAGCTAAAACACCAAGTATTGCAGCTAAGGGGCCTGATGCAGCACTAGCGATACCAATCCCTGTAACGATTCCGCTAAGTAATAAACTAACTAAAGGCCCAGCGATCGCTACCCAAAACGCTTCTGCTGGGGTTTTCGATTCTTTTTCTAAACTTGCTAAACCGCCAAATATAAATAATGTGATCGATTTTACATCAATTCCTTGGCGAATCGCGACAAAGCTATGTCCTAATTCATGGGCGACGACAGAGGCAAACAATAACAACGCTGTCATCAATCCCAGTAGCAAAGTTACTCCCCCAGCTAATTGAGGAAATTGTGCCGCCAGTCCACTGCTATAAGTCCAAGCTACTAAGCCCAGAACTAAAAACCACGATGGATGGATATAGAAGGGAATCCCGAAGAGATTACCAACGCGAATTGTGCCATTCATGTCGTACACCTTTAATTTCATTTGCGAGAGTTTTGCATTTACCTCTCTCTCTATGTTCTTATTGTAACGGAGTGTTAAGGGATTTTAATCTTTGTCATGGTCGTAGTCTCCGTCCGCTAAGGTACGGTTATTGATACTAATTTGGGTTCTATTGTAGTAGTTCAAGGTTGATGAGATTGCTTCCTTCCACTTTGTTCTAGTCGCAATGACGGAAGGAATACCATATTTGACTGCAACTTGGTATGAGAATAGAATACAGGCTTAAAAAACCATAAAGTGAGTCAGGAAGTTAAAACCGACTCACTCATTTTTCTCAAGATTGAGAGTTATTCTAGAGAATTAAAAGTTAAAGTAACTTTCACTCTCAAAAATTAGGATTTGCTTTCAGCTGGATTTGCAATATATTTAAACGTTGGCTCCGAGTTCCAAGGGCCGCGTTCATCTTTACCGTTACCGTTTGTAGATAAGTTGTAGTAAATATCTACAGTTTCATCTGGTTGAATATTGCCAAATAGCGGGTCGGTTAATTTACCCAGTGAATCTAGAGCCTTCATAAACATCTGGGTGTGAGAAATTTCTCTAGTTAATAGATGAACTAAAGTCTCTTTAGTTTTTTGGTCGGCTGCTAGTTTAATTAACGATTCGTAAGTCTGACGAGCGCCAGCTTCGGCTGCAATGTTAGCTCTCAAATCACGCACTACATCGCCGCCTTCATTCAAATAATTCGCTGACCAAGCACTACCCTGACTGTCTAGAAAATGAGGACCCATTCCTCGCACAGCAAACAAAGTACTCTTATAAGCATCTGTTTGATCCACATTTTTAGTGTGAGCTTCAATCAACTTACCAACCATTTCTAAGTGGCCAAACTCCTCAATGGCTATATCTTGGAGCATGTCTTTAATGCCAGGATTTTCGATATGAAATGATTGTACCCAATACTGAAGAGCCGCTGATAACTCTCCAGTCGCTCCACCAAATTGCTCAAGTAGTAATTGAGCAAAACGAGGATCTGCATCACCTACATCCACGACATGAATTGGCTCTTTCTTATGGAAAAACATACAATCTCACTTCAATTATTTTCAACACAATATTGGGTTATGGGATTTAATAAAATCTCAAACATCTCCCATTTAATTAACCCAAATTTTTATGCAACACTTTTAAGATACTTTTGAGTAGAAGTAGTAGAAGTATCAGTGCGCTATTTTCAAAAATTGGCTCTCACCAATATAAATAAAAGCCTTTTAGCTTTTTATTACTTACAAACTTTGCTCAAGACAAAAAGAAAAGATAGTTGGGGTATAGTATCTAGTAGATGCTTTCCCTGTTTAACACAGCTACTAGACATCACTTTTTATTAAAGAAATTAGGCGTTGCTGCTTCTAGACAGTAATCCCCATAGAAAGATAGCAATCATTGCACCAATAATAGCCACGACTAAACCACCAATACTTAAACTAGCAGCTGTTAGTTGCAATGTACCCGTCTGTAGTAATGTAAATACGCTACCACCAATGAAAGCACCTACAATACCTAGGATCATTGTGGATAAAATTCCACCACCTTGTCTTCCTGGATAGATAGCTTTACCAATCGCACCAGCTAAAAGTCCCAAAATTATCCAAGCAATAATATTCATACAGTTTCCTCAAAAATTTATTTTGCTTTCATCTGTATCCACAATACCAATACTTCTTAGCAATTCTTTCTACCAGATGAGAGAGATATGAAAACCAAAAGGTAGATAAAATGTTGAGGTTAATTAGAAATTTGAATTTTAGCATATTTACAAGCTGAAAATAAAAATTTATGTCTATATTAAATCTGTATTTAATGTCTTTTACTTTTTATTAATAGATTAAAATTTATGTTTTATGGCTAAAAAAGTTCGTAGTAAAAACTTTAGTCCTAATTGTTTTAAGCATTAAAGTCTTAATTTTGAACTTTGAGAACTAACTTGACAAATTAATAGTTGTCAACCTGGACTTAAATCGCACGGGAAAATTGTTTATCCCGATTTTGATTATGCATATCAAATACTACAGCAATATTTCTAACTAACAGCCTACCTATATCTGTAATTTGGATATGGTTACTTGAGGTACTAACGAGTCCATCGGCTTCTAATGGCTTTAACCCTTCTATTTCGTGAGTAAAAT contains the following coding sequences:
- a CDS encoding acetolactate synthase large subunit, with the translated sequence MNTADLLVQCLENEGVQYVFGLPGEENLHVLEALKHSSIQFITTRHEQGAAFMADVYGRLTGKAGVCLSTLGPGATNLMTGVADANLDGAPLVAITGQVGTDRMHIESHQYLDLVAMFAPVTKWNKQIVRPSITPEVVRKAFKRSQSEKPGAVHIDLPENIAAMPVEGKPLRKDNSEKTYASFASIRAASAAISQAINPLILVGNGAIRAEASDAVTQFATQMNIPIANTFMGKGVIPYTHQLALWSVGLQQKDFITCGFDNTDLVIAIGYDLIEFSPKKWNPDGKIPIVHIGLSPAEIDSSYIPYAEVVGDISDSLYEILKLADRHAKPDPYAISLRANIRANYEEHAHDDGFPIKPQKLIYDLRQVMGPDDIVISDVGAHKMWIARHYHCHSPNTCIISNGFAAMGIAIPGALAAKLVYPNRKVVAVTGDGGFMMNCQELETALRVGTPFVTLIFNDGGYGLIEWKQENQFGKGNSSFVHFGNPDFVKLAESMGLKGYRVESATDLIPILKEALAQDVPAVIDCPVDYRENHRFTQKAGELSCEL
- a CDS encoding site-2 protease family protein: MNGTIRVGNLFGIPFYIHPSWFLVLGLVAWTYSSGLAAQFPQLAGGVTLLLGLMTALLLFASVVAHELGHSFVAIRQGIDVKSITLFIFGGLASLEKESKTPAEAFWVAIAGPLVSLLLSGIVTGIGIASAASGPLAAILGVLAAVNLALALFNLIPGLPLDGGNILKAIVWKITGNPYKGVTFASRVGQIFGWVAIASGLLPLLFFGSFANFWNLLIGFFLLQNAGNAAQYARVQEQLTGLTAADAVTLNSPIVSANISLREFADAQITSGKDWRRFLVTDDDGQLVGAIAVDDLRNISPTMWSETPVREVMRAIAQSTTVKSDQPLLEVVQLLEQQKLSALPVIRDNGVLVGILEKAAVIKLLQNRYQPNPA
- the thrC gene encoding threonine synthase codes for the protein MTVSLSAAKSYRQPWPGLIEAYREYLPVSEKTPVVTLLEGNTPLIPVPAIAERIGRQVSVFVKYDGLNPTGSFKDRGMTMAISKAKEAGAKAVICASTGNTSAAAAAYAKRGGMSAFVLIPDGYVALGKLAQALLYGAEVLAIKGNFDRALEIVCEMAQSYPITLVNSVNPYRLEGQKTGAFEIVDALGNAPDWLCIPVGNAGNITAYWMGFCQYHQLGKCDRLPKMMGFQAAGAAPIVNGKPVAHPETVATAIRIGNPASWEKAIAAQSASQGNFHAVTDTEILDAYRLLASSEGVFCEPASAASVAGLLQIKDQIPTGATVVCVLTGNGLKDPDTAIKYSESQFQQGIEAEIKAVAAAMGF
- a CDS encoding VOC family protein, with product MLSSTTSINNFLAPGNLRKVHHIAINVQDMQASRYFYGTILGLHELSGDEVPATLVELVAAGKVANFITPDGTILDLFGTPDLTPPDPNPEKSFTRAYHLAFDIDPQLFEQAVAVIRDNQIAIAHGPVTRPTGKGVYFYDPDGFMIEIRCDPIEE
- a CDS encoding NAD-dependent succinate-semialdehyde dehydrogenase, which encodes MAIATINPATGETLKTFEPLNDTEIAAKLDLAGKTFEQYRKTSFSERSQWLQKAADILEQEKANFAQIMTLEMGKPLKAAVSEVEKCALVCRYYAEHAAGFLADVSVNTDASHSFVCYQPLGVILAVMPWNFPFWQVFRFAAPALMAGNVGLLKHASNVPQCALAIEDIIRRAGFPQGGFQTLLIGAAKVANLMTDDRVKAATLTGSEPAGASLAAAAGKQIKKTVLELGGSDPFIVLASADLEAAVVTATTARMLNNGQSCIAAKRFIVEEAIADQFEKLLLDKFLALKVGDPMQPDTDLGPLATPDILQDLDQQVQSAVTSGGKVLTGGHPLKERSGNFYPATIITDIPPESAIAQEEFFGPVALLFRVADIDAAIKLANATPFGLGASAWTTNNQERDRLVEEIEAGAVFINGMVKSDPRLPFGGIKRSGYGRELSIQGIHEFVNVKTVWVK
- a CDS encoding zinc metalloprotease HtpX — its product is MTNQLKTAALLAALSGLLIAISYWVIGGTGGLVIGIGLAAVTNLFSWYQSDKIALGVYRAQPVTQAQAPGLYRIVQRLSDRANIPMPGIYIVPSQNANAFATGRDPEHAAVAVTEGILNILPEDELEGVIAHELTHIINRDTLTQAVAATVAGAVSFLAQMLSYSLWFGGAGSRDNNRGGNPLGVLLTVILAPLAATVIQLAISRTREFSADAGAAKLTGNPRALARALQRLEATARQMPLNANPAFEPLLIIHPISGQFMGNLFSSHPPTEVRIEELLKLEQQLPTTAY
- a CDS encoding GlsB/YeaQ/YmgE family stress response membrane protein, with the protein product MNIIAWIILGLLAGAIGKAIYPGRQGGGILSTMILGIVGAFIGGSVFTLLQTGTLQLTAASLSIGGLVVAIIGAMIAIFLWGLLSRSSNA
- a CDS encoding manganese catalase family protein; its protein translation is MFFHKKEPIHVVDVGDADPRFAQLLLEQFGGATGELSAALQYWVQSFHIENPGIKDMLQDIAIEEFGHLEMVGKLIEAHTKNVDQTDAYKSTLFAVRGMGPHFLDSQGSAWSANYLNEGGDVVRDLRANIAAEAGARQTYESLIKLAADQKTKETLVHLLTREISHTQMFMKALDSLGKLTDPLFGNIQPDETVDIYYNLSTNGNGKDERGPWNSEPTFKYIANPAESKS
- a CDS encoding DUF4385 domain-containing protein is translated as MSFDYSLDFQNIDFRQHPELYRIGKGEQGVLLVEPYKSEILPHWRFKTPDIAKESSEQIYSLFLEYLAQDDFVGADMARKFIQMGYTRSRRYANHKSGRKYKKTSSETGDKKEILPYEVDHIKAESAAIFKAKWIQAKTNEKYLQLLAKHKQLYEK